The following are from one region of the Candidatus Trichorickettsia mobilis genome:
- a CDS encoding type IV secretion system protein — translation MTSLHRHISVLSYLNSLRLNLSEFGSSLKSNISLLILLVTCLLFPIRALAVPGWLSTSLLGLASLFSKCLEVPEVSNFHYGSKILNLSQSGIWVPTGSQVENGKMIKFDWSTKGVETRPRKYKVMYRIDPRFSQPQVFIQTYDYQSGQYVSDFHQFKNGQLDKYQNKPEMLFQQRTTDYSDYFNFNGRPRIPVYAGDVVNITLIDKGGYFTNSDKFTSEFDDPGEYLSIAYTVSAGMDNKIIYAPAGVWCKFLGTGNSSVICNNGTYKNSGNIYNVLMGRPYESPLSNLQDSCALGTDFNNTQSLCFYDKGRGMGIKIGGQVVKQEQDIFVHSSFNNKDFIYYRSKTSSDLTFTSWPISNMFTKASQLMSGWKTYSQESNLKSDLINQSITDLSAKFLHFGRYTMQIEIGNGDQSVSFEEQAAIKVEYGISSSLSAPSSGSGVSQTTRADAGQAGYLWLRVINPNSQVQGAITVNFANYTGTKWFSDIVYKKAITPLREKFNKLTKQFYSKLVTNATLQRIARLMLILYILLYGLFFLAGATKITVTDIVMRVIKISIIVILFGENSWNFFNDNLFNMFVYGSDYLMANVVDISSSVGNIFGFIDPIFDKYTDGRIWGLLLIQLLQIHNGLTFFAIMTIYSILLYFRAVLEVIINYCLAFVGLAVMISLAPFFITFVLFEQTKSLFNNWMSTLFSYMIQPTILLIFFLLIDQIISTQLASAVTKACWGWLIPIEIGLDLNHLGIPLSFSFKLPFLEGIPFFITEVATPSNINDVISSSGSFMKLVTSSLLFYSYCLMSYGLVEYVTLVVSQLTNVMPARQEGNVQAAGTANQSVMDDLTKVASPVTNTVKRAAAVFKDKVIDQNYSAREDGKSKNYSDKLQSRDEKGSGKGSGKDEN, via the coding sequence ATGACCAGTTTGCATCGTCACATAAGTGTCCTGAGTTATTTAAATTCATTGCGTCTGAATCTTAGTGAATTTGGTTCTTCTCTTAAGTCTAATATAAGTTTGCTAATTTTATTAGTCACATGCTTATTATTTCCAATAAGAGCTCTTGCGGTTCCTGGTTGGTTATCTACTAGTTTACTTGGGTTAGCAAGCTTATTTTCAAAGTGCTTAGAAGTTCCTGAGGTTAGCAATTTTCATTATGGTTCTAAAATTCTTAACTTATCACAGTCTGGAATATGGGTGCCCACCGGCAGTCAAGTTGAGAATGGTAAAATGATAAAATTTGATTGGAGTACTAAGGGAGTAGAGACGCGTCCACGGAAATATAAAGTTATGTATCGCATAGATCCTAGATTCAGTCAGCCGCAGGTATTTATTCAAACTTACGATTATCAATCAGGTCAATATGTTTCTGATTTTCACCAGTTTAAAAATGGCCAATTAGACAAATATCAAAATAAACCAGAGATGTTGTTTCAACAAAGAACAACTGATTACAGCGATTATTTTAATTTTAACGGTAGACCAAGGATTCCTGTATATGCTGGTGATGTAGTGAATATAACTCTTATTGATAAGGGAGGGTATTTTACTAATTCTGATAAATTCACTAGCGAGTTTGATGATCCAGGAGAGTATTTATCAATAGCATATACAGTTAGTGCTGGTATGGATAATAAGATTATTTATGCTCCGGCAGGTGTGTGGTGCAAATTTTTAGGTACTGGCAATAGTTCAGTGATATGTAATAATGGAACTTATAAGAATAGTGGTAATATATATAATGTATTGATGGGTAGGCCTTATGAATCACCGTTAAGTAATCTTCAAGATTCTTGTGCTTTAGGAACAGATTTTAATAATACGCAATCTCTATGTTTTTATGATAAAGGGCGTGGAATGGGCATTAAGATTGGAGGACAGGTAGTAAAACAAGAGCAAGATATTTTTGTGCATTCCAGTTTCAATAATAAAGATTTTATCTATTATCGCTCTAAAACCTCTAGTGATTTAACCTTTACCTCATGGCCAATCTCCAATATGTTTACCAAGGCTTCACAATTGATGAGTGGTTGGAAAACGTATTCGCAAGAATCAAATTTAAAATCTGATCTTATTAATCAATCAATAACAGACCTATCGGCAAAATTTTTACATTTTGGCCGATATACCATGCAGATTGAAATAGGTAATGGTGATCAGAGTGTGAGTTTTGAAGAACAAGCAGCTATAAAAGTTGAATATGGTATCTCTTCTTCTTTATCTGCCCCAAGTAGTGGTTCAGGAGTCAGTCAAACCACTAGAGCTGATGCTGGACAAGCAGGTTATTTATGGTTGCGAGTTATTAATCCTAATTCGCAAGTGCAAGGTGCAATTACTGTCAATTTTGCAAATTATACTGGAACAAAATGGTTCTCAGATATTGTATATAAAAAAGCTATTACTCCTTTACGCGAAAAATTTAATAAATTGACTAAACAATTTTATAGCAAATTGGTTACTAATGCTACTTTGCAACGTATTGCTAGGTTAATGCTTATTTTATATATACTTTTATACGGGTTATTCTTTTTGGCTGGAGCTACTAAAATTACAGTCACAGATATAGTAATGAGGGTAATTAAAATCAGTATTATAGTTATATTATTTGGTGAAAATAGTTGGAACTTTTTTAATGATAATCTGTTTAACATGTTTGTATATGGTAGTGATTATCTGATGGCCAATGTTGTGGATATATCAAGTTCAGTTGGAAATATTTTTGGGTTTATTGATCCAATCTTTGATAAATATACAGATGGTAGAATTTGGGGATTATTATTGATCCAATTATTACAAATTCATAATGGTCTAACATTTTTTGCCATTATGACTATTTACTCAATCTTATTATATTTTAGAGCTGTGCTTGAGGTAATAATCAACTATTGTTTGGCATTTGTAGGGTTGGCAGTAATGATTTCATTAGCGCCATTTTTCATTACTTTTGTGTTGTTTGAGCAAACTAAAAGCTTATTCAATAACTGGATGTCTACTTTATTTAGTTATATGATTCAACCAACAATATTATTAATATTTTTCTTGCTGATAGATCAGATTATATCAACTCAGTTAGCTAGCGCAGTTACCAAAGCTTGTTGGGGTTGGTTGATTCCGATTGAAATTGGCCTTGACCTTAATCATCTAGGGATTCCATTAAGTTTTTCATTTAAGCTACCTTTCTTGGAAGGTATTCCATTCTTTATTACTGAGGTAGCAACGCCTAGTAATATAAATGATGTGATTAGTAGTAGTGGTTCATTTATGAAATTAGTAACGTCTTCATTATTGTTTTATTCATATTGTTTAATGTCATATGGATTAGTTGAATATGTTACACTTGTGGTCTCGCAGCTTACTAATGTAATGCCAGCACGGCAGGAAGGAAATGTACAGGCAGCAGGTACTGCTAATCAGTCAGTAATGGATGATCTAACAAAAGTTGCAAGCCCGGTTACTAATACTGTTAAGCGAGCAGCTGCAGTATTCAAAGATAAAGTAATTGATCAAAATTATAGTGCGCGAGAAGATGGTAAGTCTAAAAATTATTCTGACAAACTTCAATCAAGAGATGAAAAGGGTTCAGGCAAAGGTAGTGGTAAAGATGAAAATTAA